The Peribacillus sp. FSL P2-0133 genome has a segment encoding these proteins:
- a CDS encoding carbamoyl phosphate synthase large subunit: MPKDDTIQTILVIGSGPIVIGQAAEFDYAGTQACLALKEEGYKVILVNNNPATIMTDDMNADAVYFEPLTVDVLEKIISKEKPDGLLATLGGQTGLNLAYQLDDAGVLEKYKVKLLGTPIDSIKKGEDRELFRELMFEIGEPVPDSTIVHTLEEALAFAGKIGFPIIVRPAYTLGGTGGGIADSLDTFKELVRGGLQESPITQCLIERSIAGYKEVEYEVMRDGNNTCITICNMENIDPVGIHTGDSIVVAPSQTLSDDEFQMLRAASIKIISALGIIGGCNIQFALDPNSKQYYLIEVNPRVSRSSALASKATGYPIARIAAKLAVGYDLSELINPVTKSTYSSFEPALDYVAVKFPRWPFDKFTTANRKLGTQMKATGEVMALHRSFEGGVQKAVDSLELKTIGLQLSSLKNKTVPELWGKLAEKSDERIFVIFEMLRKGVTIEEIHEATAIDYFFLKSFASLIQNEMEIEAKEIDQITREELQSYKEKGFSDRYLASVWKVNEMEVRAHRKSLGVTAVYKTVDTCAAEFESHTNYHYSTYFGENEQKKTAKKKVLMIGSGPIRIGQGIEFDYCSVHGVYALQDENVETIMINNNPETVSTDFATADRLYFEPLTLEYVLNVIEAEDIEDVIVQFGGQTAINLAKGLEEYGVNLLGTSFDTLDQLEDRDRFYQLLQKLDIPHVPGSMANGEEQLIASAEAIGFPVLLRPSYVIGGQGMEIIRSKESLLNRIANGSALVYPVLIDSYIPGKEAEIDLIADGNEVYIPIIAEHIEKAGVHSGDSMALLPAQSLTDDIKDKMTLYAKKLVRELGYKGLMNIQFVIEGNSVYVLEVNPRASRTIPIISKVTDVSLVQIATKILLGKYSLSNVFDKTGLMEEIPYAVVKYPVFSTFALSGLDSKVGPEMKSTGEGIAIGETVNEALTKVFHAQKAKHTTGVYQSESVQLSEDLLMQIKEAGLTLGNSDFDKWLNEGNAAVVLAYGTTEEDKKLRLLAAKYRLLAFTEEETFKAYLQSLENADPGVTSLQEWLVPYSKGVSHV, encoded by the coding sequence ATGCCTAAGGACGACACGATACAGACCATTTTAGTGATTGGTTCGGGGCCGATTGTCATCGGGCAGGCCGCCGAATTCGATTATGCAGGTACACAGGCCTGCCTTGCTTTAAAGGAAGAAGGATATAAAGTCATACTGGTCAACAACAATCCTGCAACGATCATGACTGATGATATGAATGCGGATGCTGTCTATTTCGAACCTTTAACAGTTGATGTACTGGAAAAGATCATTTCCAAAGAAAAGCCGGATGGCCTGCTCGCTACATTAGGCGGTCAAACAGGATTGAATCTTGCTTATCAATTGGATGATGCTGGAGTACTTGAAAAATATAAAGTCAAATTATTGGGAACTCCGATCGACTCCATCAAAAAAGGGGAGGATCGTGAACTGTTCCGTGAGCTGATGTTTGAAATAGGTGAACCCGTTCCCGATAGTACAATTGTTCATACTCTTGAAGAAGCGTTGGCATTTGCCGGCAAAATCGGTTTCCCCATCATCGTTCGTCCCGCTTATACACTTGGTGGAACTGGCGGTGGGATTGCTGATTCACTGGATACCTTTAAGGAACTTGTACGGGGCGGACTGCAAGAAAGCCCAATAACACAATGCTTGATTGAAAGAAGCATAGCTGGTTATAAGGAAGTAGAATATGAAGTTATGCGAGATGGCAACAATACGTGCATCACCATCTGTAATATGGAAAATATCGATCCGGTAGGGATTCATACAGGTGATTCGATCGTCGTGGCACCATCACAGACTTTATCGGACGATGAGTTTCAGATGCTGCGTGCCGCTTCCATTAAAATCATTTCTGCTTTAGGTATCATTGGCGGCTGTAACATTCAATTTGCACTTGATCCTAATAGCAAGCAATATTATTTAATAGAAGTAAACCCGCGCGTCAGCCGTTCATCGGCACTAGCTTCCAAAGCAACAGGTTATCCCATAGCCCGCATAGCTGCAAAGCTCGCTGTCGGCTACGATTTATCGGAGCTCATCAACCCTGTAACGAAAAGCACATATTCAAGCTTCGAACCTGCTCTTGACTATGTAGCTGTGAAGTTCCCGAGGTGGCCATTCGATAAATTCACGACCGCCAACCGCAAATTGGGAACACAGATGAAGGCGACTGGTGAAGTGATGGCTTTACACCGCAGCTTTGAGGGTGGAGTCCAAAAGGCCGTCGATTCTTTGGAATTGAAAACGATTGGGCTGCAGCTATCATCGCTGAAAAATAAAACGGTTCCTGAACTTTGGGGAAAGCTTGCCGAAAAATCTGATGAACGAATCTTTGTCATTTTTGAAATGCTTAGAAAAGGTGTGACGATTGAAGAAATCCATGAAGCGACAGCAATAGATTATTTCTTCCTTAAATCCTTTGCTTCATTGATCCAAAACGAAATGGAAATTGAAGCTAAGGAAATCGATCAGATAACAAGGGAAGAACTTCAATCTTACAAGGAAAAGGGCTTTTCAGATCGCTATCTTGCTTCCGTATGGAAAGTAAATGAAATGGAAGTGAGAGCACACCGGAAATCACTGGGCGTAACTGCTGTCTACAAAACGGTTGATACATGTGCAGCCGAGTTCGAATCACATACGAACTATCATTATTCAACATATTTTGGTGAGAACGAACAGAAAAAAACGGCTAAAAAGAAAGTGTTGATGATTGGCAGCGGTCCGATCCGCATCGGACAGGGAATTGAATTTGATTATTGTTCGGTTCACGGTGTTTATGCACTCCAGGATGAAAATGTCGAAACGATCATGATCAATAATAACCCGGAAACGGTAAGCACGGATTTTGCGACGGCAGACCGCCTATATTTCGAACCTTTAACTCTTGAATATGTTCTGAATGTAATAGAGGCGGAAGATATTGAAGATGTTATCGTCCAATTCGGTGGGCAGACTGCGATAAACTTGGCAAAAGGTCTGGAAGAATACGGTGTCAATTTGTTGGGGACTTCATTCGATACACTTGATCAATTGGAAGACCGTGATCGTTTTTATCAGCTTCTTCAAAAACTGGATATCCCCCATGTACCGGGTTCAATGGCTAATGGTGAAGAACAATTAATTGCCAGTGCAGAGGCAATCGGTTTTCCAGTGCTCTTACGTCCATCCTACGTAATTGGCGGCCAGGGAATGGAAATCATCCGCTCCAAGGAAAGCTTATTGAATAGAATCGCAAATGGATCGGCACTTGTATATCCCGTGTTGATCGATTCCTATATTCCAGGGAAGGAAGCCGAAATCGATTTGATTGCGGATGGAAATGAAGTATACATTCCCATCATTGCAGAACATATAGAGAAAGCAGGCGTCCATTCAGGGGATAGCATGGCATTATTGCCAGCTCAATCCTTAACGGATGATATCAAAGATAAAATGACCCTTTATGCTAAAAAACTAGTTAGGGAACTTGGGTATAAAGGACTCATGAACATCCAATTCGTGATTGAGGGAAATAGTGTATATGTATTGGAAGTGAATCCTCGCGCCAGCCGGACAATTCCAATCATCAGTAAAGTGACTGATGTATCCTTGGTGCAAATAGCGACAAAAATATTGCTCGGGAAATATTCATTGTCGAATGTGTTCGATAAAACAGGCTTAATGGAGGAAATTCCATATGCTGTCGTCAAATATCCAGTATTCTCTACATTTGCACTTAGCGGACTTGATTCGAAAGTAGGTCCGGAAATGAAATCAACAGGTGAAGGAATCGCCATTGGAGAAACGGTAAATGAAGCGTTGACCAAAGTATTCCATGCTCAAAAAGCTAAACATACTACAGGAGTTTATCAATCAGAATCAGTCCAATTAAGTGAAGATTTGTTAATGCAAATCAAAGAAGCGGGTTTGACATTGGGGAATTCAGATTTTGATAAATGGTTAAATGAAGGAAACGCGGCAGTCGTTTTGGCATATGGAACAACGGAAGAAGATAAGAAGCTAAGGTTACTTGCAGCGAAATACCGACTGCTTGCATTTACGGAAGAAGAGACTTTCAAGGCCTATCTACAATCGTTAGAAAATGCTGATCCAGGGGTTACCTCGCTTCAGGAATGGCTTGTACCATATTCGAAAGGAGTGTCACACGTATGA
- the argF gene encoding ornithine carbamoyltransferase yields the protein MSSMTAPTQAKILNGKDFLTMKESAPTAIADLLKLAQAIKAKLHAGEEYTPLKGKTLGMIFEKSSTRTRVSFEVGMMQLGGHALFLSGNDLQIGRGETISDTAKVLSEYIDGIMIRTFEHEKILELSENASIPVINGLTDLAHPCQVLADFLTIIEIKGKLKGLKMSYIGDGNNVANSLMVGCAKMGMDFSIGCPEAYKPDEKVVAYAQKVAEETGSEIVVTTSASEAIEDADIVYSDVWTSMGQEFENGIRLEAFKDYQINSELVKLAKKDYLFMHCLPAHREEEVTAEVIDGPNSVVFHQAGNRLHAQKAVLVDLMS from the coding sequence ATGAGTTCAATGACGGCACCGACACAAGCGAAGATTTTAAATGGAAAAGATTTTTTAACCATGAAGGAGTCTGCACCAACGGCAATTGCAGATTTGTTAAAGCTAGCGCAGGCCATTAAAGCCAAATTGCATGCTGGTGAAGAATATACGCCTTTAAAAGGGAAAACGCTAGGGATGATCTTTGAAAAATCGTCTACCCGTACCCGTGTATCTTTTGAAGTAGGCATGATGCAGCTTGGCGGACACGCTTTGTTCTTAAGTGGCAATGACTTGCAAATTGGGCGTGGTGAAACTATTTCCGATACTGCAAAAGTCCTTTCTGAATATATTGATGGCATCATGATTCGTACCTTCGAGCATGAAAAAATCCTGGAATTGTCAGAAAATGCCTCTATCCCAGTCATCAATGGATTAACAGATCTTGCGCATCCTTGTCAGGTGCTTGCAGACTTCTTGACAATCATCGAGATAAAAGGGAAGTTAAAAGGCTTGAAGATGAGTTATATCGGTGATGGCAATAATGTTGCCAATTCATTGATGGTAGGCTGTGCAAAAATGGGAATGGATTTTTCCATTGGGTGTCCTGAGGCCTACAAACCTGATGAAAAGGTCGTCGCCTATGCTCAAAAAGTGGCAGAAGAAACTGGCAGTGAAATTGTGGTCACGACCTCCGCTTCGGAAGCTATAGAAGATGCGGATATCGTCTATTCCGATGTTTGGACCTCCATGGGGCAGGAATTCGAGAATGGTATCCGCTTAGAAGCTTTTAAAGATTATCAAATCAATAGTGAACTTGTAAAACTTGCTAAAAAAGATTACTTATTCATGCATTGCCTGCCTGCACACAGGGAAGAAGAGGTAACGGCTGAAGTCATCGATGGACCTAATTCCGTCGTTTTCCACCAAGCCGGAAATCGTCTTCATGCCCAAAAGGCGGTCCTGGTGGACTTAATGTCTTAA
- a CDS encoding YjzC family protein, with product MGQNRQFKPGQKAPNNGTYVEIGETGSTVVNPKMVKLDAGDSFPETSNHNRIWTYKRKP from the coding sequence ATGGGGCAAAATCGTCAATTTAAGCCGGGTCAGAAGGCACCTAATAATGGGACCTACGTAGAAATCGGTGAAACGGGCAGCACGGTAGTGAATCCGAAAATGGTAAAGCTTGATGCAGGGGATTCTTTTCCTGAAACATCCAATCATAACCGGATCTGGACATATAAGCGGAAGCCATGA
- a CDS encoding IclR family transcriptional regulator has translation MEIVKSGSTIQSLQIGMGIIDLLASQRTPLRFSDIQELTEITKSNLYKYLNTLTQLELLYRDKTTGMYHLGSKLIQYGMAAIGNEDVTSRITPYLQEISHHTSCTVLFSVWTYDGPITAKIWNSNQNLNIGAQLGTRLPPSSSSGKVFTVFQDPSLTAEWIEKDRNVTGSFLKETDEYHEIRRYKIAFAKEPLVPSVSSMSIPVFNYNSELLGAITAVGFTESIPDHYDDPLSDYLRKSCLEISKIFGYSAE, from the coding sequence ATGGAAATCGTAAAATCCGGTTCGACGATTCAATCATTACAAATAGGGATGGGCATCATAGATTTACTTGCTTCCCAAAGGACTCCTTTAAGATTCTCTGATATTCAAGAATTAACGGAAATAACGAAAAGTAACCTCTATAAGTATTTGAATACTTTGACTCAGCTTGAGTTGCTATATCGTGATAAGACAACCGGTATGTATCACCTTGGGAGCAAACTGATTCAATACGGCATGGCAGCGATAGGAAATGAGGATGTCACGAGCAGAATAACTCCTTATTTACAGGAAATCAGTCACCATACTTCTTGCACAGTCCTTTTTTCCGTTTGGACATACGATGGACCAATCACGGCGAAAATTTGGAATTCCAACCAAAACTTAAACATCGGGGCACAGTTAGGTACGCGTCTTCCGCCATCATCCTCATCCGGAAAGGTATTCACTGTTTTTCAGGATCCTTCCTTGACAGCCGAATGGATTGAAAAAGATCGTAATGTTACAGGCTCGTTCCTTAAAGAAACAGATGAATATCATGAAATTCGGAGATACAAAATAGCTTTTGCCAAAGAGCCTCTTGTACCTTCTGTTTCCTCCATGTCCATTCCGGTTTTTAATTATAATTCAGAATTGTTGGGAGCGATCACTGCCGTTGGGTTCACCGAAAGCATTCCAGATCATTATGATGATCCCTTAAGCGACTATTTAAGAAAGAGCTGTTTGGAAATCTCGAAAATATTCGGTTATTCCGCTGAATAG
- a CDS encoding fumarylacetoacetate hydrolase family protein, with translation MRLVTFSIQGFKRIGAIYPNNVVVDLNYAYQALLESEGKLRSEQIAEAYVPATMEAFLQGGNESLSIAKKAADYAINNRDSFRHKLVHEIENIKLEAPVQKPGKIICVGHNYREHIAEMGRELPPFPVVFAKFANTVIGPQDDIPFFPISEQLDYEAEFAFVVGQRARNVSKEDALEYVAGYTIANDVTYRDIQRRTLEWLQGKTVEGSAPMGPWLVTSDELSDPSGLNVRLTVNGEERQKTNTSNFVFDVKYLVEFLSNLMTLEPGDIVLTGTPGGVGVARDPQVFLKDGDVVKIEIDKIGYLENRVRRVGEGK, from the coding sequence ATGAGATTAGTAACTTTCAGCATTCAAGGATTTAAACGTATTGGTGCAATTTACCCGAATAATGTAGTAGTTGACTTGAACTATGCCTATCAAGCGCTTCTTGAAAGCGAAGGGAAACTTCGCAGTGAACAAATCGCTGAAGCGTATGTCCCTGCAACAATGGAGGCGTTTTTACAGGGAGGGAATGAAAGCCTTTCCATCGCGAAAAAGGCTGCGGACTATGCTATTAACAATCGTGATTCCTTCAGACATAAATTGGTGCATGAAATTGAAAATATAAAGCTTGAGGCTCCTGTCCAAAAGCCAGGCAAAATTATTTGTGTCGGACATAACTACCGTGAGCACATTGCTGAAATGGGTCGTGAACTGCCGCCATTCCCTGTGGTATTCGCAAAGTTCGCCAATACAGTAATCGGTCCCCAGGATGATATACCGTTTTTCCCAATCTCTGAACAACTAGATTATGAAGCGGAATTCGCTTTTGTAGTCGGACAAAGGGCACGTAATGTATCAAAAGAAGATGCTCTTGAGTATGTGGCTGGTTATACAATTGCGAATGATGTAACGTACCGTGATATCCAACGGCGTACACTTGAGTGGCTTCAAGGGAAAACGGTTGAAGGAAGTGCTCCGATGGGGCCTTGGTTAGTCACTTCCGATGAACTATCCGATCCATCTGGCTTAAATGTCCGATTAACGGTAAATGGTGAAGAACGCCAAAAAACGAATACATCCAACTTCGTATTCGATGTGAAGTATTTAGTTGAATTCTTATCGAATTTAATGACTCTTGAACCAGGTGACATCGTACTCACAGGAACACCTGGTGGGGTAGGAGTAGCCCGTGATCCACAAGTGTTCTTAAAAGATGGTGACGTTGTCAAAATCGAAATCGACAAAATAGGTTATCTTGAAAATCGTGTTCGACGTGTCGGGGAGGGAAAATAA
- a CDS encoding DinB family protein, translating to MAYQEIGTSIQSVQQSIDHILETAANLPEETIRFKPADDEWSIMQILSHLAEAIPYWLGEVETVIAMPGAKWGRGLQDPARLAAVTDTDKIAVEDVMKQVEELKYKVESSLGNLDEETLSKESPHRNFAKFGNKPVSYIVDHFIDEHVSGHYDQIKRNLSKIQ from the coding sequence ATGGCTTATCAGGAGATCGGGACATCAATCCAATCGGTTCAACAATCAATCGACCACATTCTTGAGACAGCGGCAAACCTACCGGAAGAAACGATCCGATTTAAGCCGGCAGATGATGAATGGTCTATCATGCAGATACTTTCCCATTTAGCTGAGGCCATTCCTTATTGGTTAGGTGAAGTGGAAACTGTAATAGCGATGCCTGGAGCCAAATGGGGGCGTGGATTGCAAGATCCAGCCCGATTGGCAGCAGTTACCGATACTGACAAAATTGCTGTAGAGGATGTTATGAAGCAAGTGGAGGAGCTTAAATATAAAGTGGAGAGCAGTCTGGGGAATTTAGATGAAGAAACACTATCCAAAGAATCGCCACACCGGAATTTCGCTAAATTCGGAAACAAACCAGTTTCTTATATAGTCGATCACTTCATCGATGAGCATGTTTCAGGACACTATGATCAAATTAAGCGAAATCTTTCTAAAATCCAGTGA
- a CDS encoding cupin domain-containing protein translates to MAEKSEYMNSTIVKDFTKDIQQYNLGPLWEAIPALMDHEPKPHAHAYLWKEELLTKKLMEAAEIFTPDRGGERRAIYFQNPGLTYRQPWGWASTTQTLYAAVQLLLPGEVAPSHRHSQSALRFITNGEGAYSIVQGERIFMEEGDFLITPKNLWHGHGHVGEKPMIWMDALDIPTIYSIGGTFFEPYPDRIETPKRPDNFSELRYQGGMVRPVSDRYSQVAPLANYKWKGTKAAIEGLMNFEPDPYEGFAVEYINPSNGQTANPTMGAWMQKLPKGFHTKAHRHTHSTIYQVHQGSGYTVINGVRFDWSKGDYFVVPNWAWHEHVAEADSYLFSVNDLPIMERFDLEQQQALDTNNGYQKIESEFKPVLV, encoded by the coding sequence ATGGCTGAAAAATCGGAATACATGAACAGTACAATCGTAAAAGATTTTACAAAGGATATTCAGCAGTATAACCTTGGGCCACTGTGGGAAGCCATTCCCGCTTTGATGGACCATGAACCTAAACCTCATGCACATGCTTATTTATGGAAAGAAGAGCTTTTGACAAAAAAATTGATGGAAGCAGCTGAAATCTTCACACCTGACCGAGGAGGGGAGCGCAGGGCCATTTATTTTCAAAACCCTGGCCTTACTTATCGCCAGCCTTGGGGATGGGCTTCAACGACACAAACGCTTTATGCAGCAGTTCAGCTATTGTTGCCAGGTGAAGTGGCCCCTTCCCACCGTCACTCCCAAAGTGCACTTCGTTTCATTACGAATGGTGAAGGTGCCTACTCCATCGTGCAGGGAGAAAGGATATTCATGGAAGAAGGAGATTTCTTGATCACGCCTAAAAACCTATGGCATGGTCATGGACATGTAGGCGAAAAACCAATGATTTGGATGGATGCCCTTGATATCCCAACCATCTATTCCATAGGTGGCACTTTCTTTGAACCATATCCAGATCGGATTGAAACGCCTAAACGTCCGGATAATTTTTCAGAGCTCCGTTATCAAGGCGGGATGGTTCGTCCAGTATCCGACCGTTATTCACAAGTGGCACCGCTTGCCAATTACAAGTGGAAAGGCACAAAAGCAGCGATAGAAGGATTAATGAATTTCGAACCGGACCCATATGAAGGTTTCGCAGTGGAATATATCAATCCGTCAAATGGCCAAACGGCCAATCCGACGATGGGGGCATGGATGCAGAAACTTCCTAAAGGTTTCCATACGAAAGCGCATCGCCATACCCATTCCACAATTTATCAAGTGCACCAAGGATCAGGCTATACAGTTATTAATGGAGTGCGTTTTGACTGGTCCAAGGGAGATTATTTCGTCGTTCCGAATTGGGCATGGCATGAGCACGTTGCAGAAGCGGATTCTTACTTATTCTCGGTAAACGACCTACCAATAATGGAGAGATTTGATTTGGAACAGCAACAGGCATTAGACACAAACAATGGTTACCAAAAGATTGAAAGTGAATTCAAGCCTGTTTTGGTTTAA
- a CDS encoding FAD-dependent monooxygenase: protein MSTEKKPFIVIGGGIGGLATALGIAETKQYVKVLEQAPEFGEIGAGIQLAANATNVLQRLGVMDKINEIAVFPKRLVLMDAFSGKELSALDLGDVYKERYGAPYVVLHRSDLHKVLAEACENNPYIELVTNQTIIETVENEGEVTVTSANGSKHSGTAVIGADGLWSKARKLFVEDQPICSQYVAYRGAIPMEEVTSHGDLDDVYMWIGPNLHLVQYPVRRGELYNQVVVFKSSQYTEENEKTDQWGTPEEMDSVFAGTCELVQNAISFIQRQRRWPMYDRLPIDNWSKGRITLTGDAAHPMLQYLAQGACQALEDAAYLSDMLHKHGNDIEQAFLEYQEERIPRTANVQTSARMWGEIIHNTTDAGILLRDTILAGRTDKDFQFVDEFHGYNKTAVKA, encoded by the coding sequence ATGAGCACAGAAAAAAAACCATTCATAGTTATCGGTGGGGGAATTGGCGGTTTGGCAACTGCTTTAGGAATCGCAGAAACTAAACAGTATGTAAAGGTCCTTGAACAAGCTCCCGAATTTGGAGAAATTGGTGCAGGGATTCAGCTTGCAGCAAATGCCACCAACGTATTGCAGCGTTTAGGCGTCATGGATAAAATCAATGAAATTGCAGTATTTCCAAAAAGATTGGTGCTGATGGATGCCTTTTCCGGCAAAGAGCTTTCCGCTTTGGATTTAGGTGATGTTTATAAAGAAAGATATGGAGCGCCATATGTTGTCTTGCATCGTTCCGATTTGCATAAAGTACTGGCTGAAGCTTGTGAAAATAACCCGTATATTGAACTGGTTACGAACCAAACCATTATTGAAACAGTAGAAAATGAAGGTGAAGTTACGGTTACTTCAGCCAACGGGTCTAAACATTCAGGAACTGCTGTCATTGGAGCCGATGGATTATGGTCCAAGGCACGGAAACTTTTTGTGGAAGATCAACCGATCTGCTCTCAATATGTTGCATACAGGGGAGCGATTCCGATGGAAGAGGTTACGAGCCATGGAGATTTAGATGATGTGTATATGTGGATTGGGCCAAACCTTCATCTTGTTCAATACCCGGTTAGAAGGGGGGAACTATACAACCAAGTAGTGGTGTTCAAAAGTTCTCAATACACGGAAGAAAACGAAAAAACCGATCAATGGGGAACCCCGGAAGAAATGGACAGTGTATTTGCCGGAACTTGTGAGCTTGTTCAGAATGCGATTTCATTCATTCAAAGGCAACGCCGCTGGCCGATGTATGACCGGTTACCAATTGATAATTGGAGTAAAGGAAGAATTACGCTTACGGGCGATGCGGCACATCCGATGCTCCAATACTTGGCACAAGGGGCTTGCCAGGCTTTAGAAGATGCAGCTTATTTGTCGGATATGCTTCATAAGCATGGAAATGACATTGAACAGGCATTTTTGGAATATCAAGAGGAACGCATTCCGCGTACAGCTAATGTTCAAACGAGTGCAAGAATGTGGGGGGAAATCATCCACAATACGACCGATGCAGGCATTCTGCTCAGAGATACGATCCTTGCAGGTCGCACGGATAAAGATTTCCAATTCGTCGATGAATTTCATGGTTATAATAAAACGGCCGTAAAAGCATAA